Proteins from a genomic interval of Brachybacterium vulturis:
- a CDS encoding beta-galactosidase, whose product MPQSEPPASALSRQSFLRLGACTAGAALAAPAVLAATPADALGPAAPEGREATDDLLHGTSSFPGNDGRAHTVTWDEHSFFVDDQRLLIYSGEIHPWRVPAPAQWRDLLQIVKAAGFTAVSFYFFWGLHQSAPGGDFDFRGIRDLDLLLTMAAEEGLYVIARPGPYVNAEISMGGLPAYLTNRAAPLRSMDPENFADSCAWLSAANEIISRHQVTDGGGSVLMYQVENELFAENPESSAFLRGLADHVRSTGITVPVFHNDYGLGGRFADTEKHHTDFYAYDNYPLGFNAGGPRARIGESEQTYREISPDTPQFITESQGGAFTPWGASFDSHQAYEFTDPAFTRQWGVRNLANGVTAFNYYMVFGGTNWGYTGSPSSGFTSYDYGAAITEDRELTEKLAVQKELGYLQQALPQIASMTPVAPQALREVDGGQLQAYQRASTGDESSATDDGRPRLLAFRLADSNDETDTRFATALVLGDPEEAGAHAPTADDRDAAITYQGDWEQIEDPTASAATLTRTETAGATASWTFTGTAVDVITATGTDHGRARVLVDGQEHGTFTSHVDTAQNKPSQVVSYQVHDLSAGEHTIVVEALGEPAEGAEGTVVALDGFDVPAGGQDGSVEIPEGVVGWARVPQDESTFLHLHGRDALTVVADTVIGDHGLLYSTSALFGPALPRRKGHLQYLIGHDGDPGEIVLRYAAEPEVTAPESVLTTWDEGTGQLRINLVHGDQPVQVEIAGRPLTSAGSGGKSRLVLRAISRTAATTTWFLGGRPVNRSTVTPGGTDAHVVVEGAELARTVAFARADAEIVLGSTDLAEVRLDVPDGIRRVIVNGQSRPVSDGIATHTLSAPAGPTVPDLTFRVAEGAPEAAADFDDSAWTVADSTEGSTTFQGPGRGGVVLDSNHYGYFEGSIWYRAVFTAGESRELVLRGNGGTGQPPQGQQPAFLQAWADGSYLGAAPAVGKDQTFTLPEDVAVPGATTVLSVLVHNLGQNLDWSDNGLSKQNRGLFDAVLPATGEITWRVQGAADIDSRRTLYNTGGLHGERHGWHLPGHDDSAWEEASSLVADAPGVRWYRTSFELSTPDGVDIAWRFALRSPRFEDGRRDACQAVLYVNGWNTGIYIGDIGPQSEFTIPSGFLDHHGPNTLAVWVAAKEAGAGPETIELVPVFARTGSIGTAPPLL is encoded by the coding sequence ATGCCGCAGTCCGAACCGCCCGCCTCCGCCCTGAGCCGTCAGAGCTTCCTGCGCCTGGGGGCCTGCACCGCCGGAGCGGCCCTCGCGGCTCCGGCGGTGCTCGCCGCAACCCCCGCCGATGCGCTCGGGCCGGCCGCTCCGGAGGGCCGGGAGGCGACGGACGACCTGCTGCACGGCACCTCGTCCTTCCCCGGCAACGACGGCCGCGCGCACACCGTCACCTGGGACGAGCACTCCTTCTTCGTCGATGACCAGCGGCTGCTGATCTACTCGGGCGAGATCCACCCCTGGCGGGTGCCCGCACCGGCCCAGTGGCGCGATCTGCTGCAGATCGTGAAGGCCGCAGGATTCACCGCGGTCTCCTTCTACTTCTTCTGGGGACTGCACCAGAGCGCCCCGGGCGGCGACTTCGACTTCCGCGGGATCCGGGACCTCGACCTGCTGCTGACCATGGCGGCGGAGGAGGGGCTGTATGTCATCGCGCGGCCCGGGCCCTACGTCAACGCCGAGATCTCGATGGGCGGGCTGCCGGCGTACCTGACCAACCGGGCGGCGCCGCTGCGCTCGATGGACCCGGAGAACTTCGCGGACTCCTGTGCATGGCTGAGCGCCGCGAACGAGATCATCTCCCGCCACCAGGTGACCGACGGCGGTGGCAGCGTGCTGATGTACCAGGTCGAGAACGAGCTGTTCGCCGAGAACCCGGAGAGCTCCGCGTTCCTGCGCGGCCTGGCCGATCACGTGCGCTCCACCGGCATCACCGTGCCCGTGTTCCACAACGACTACGGGCTGGGCGGTCGCTTCGCCGACACCGAGAAGCATCACACCGACTTCTACGCCTACGACAACTACCCGCTGGGATTCAACGCCGGCGGTCCCCGGGCGCGGATCGGCGAGTCCGAGCAGACCTACCGCGAGATCAGTCCCGACACCCCGCAGTTCATCACCGAGTCCCAGGGCGGGGCGTTCACCCCCTGGGGGGCGTCGTTCGACTCCCATCAGGCCTACGAGTTCACCGACCCCGCCTTCACCCGGCAATGGGGGGTGCGCAACCTCGCCAACGGCGTCACCGCCTTCAACTACTACATGGTCTTCGGCGGCACCAACTGGGGATACACCGGCTCCCCGTCGTCGGGATTCACCAGCTACGACTACGGCGCGGCGATCACGGAGGACCGCGAGCTGACCGAGAAGCTCGCCGTCCAGAAGGAGCTCGGCTACCTGCAGCAGGCCCTGCCGCAGATCGCGTCGATGACACCGGTCGCCCCGCAGGCCCTGCGCGAGGTCGACGGGGGCCAGCTCCAGGCCTACCAGCGCGCGAGCACCGGCGACGAGAGCTCGGCGACCGACGACGGCCGGCCCCGGCTGCTCGCCTTCCGCCTGGCCGACTCCAACGACGAGACCGACACCCGCTTCGCGACCGCGCTCGTGCTCGGGGACCCCGAAGAGGCCGGTGCGCACGCCCCGACGGCCGACGACCGCGACGCCGCGATCACCTACCAGGGCGACTGGGAGCAGATCGAGGACCCCACCGCCTCCGCGGCGACCCTGACCCGCACCGAGACGGCCGGCGCCACCGCGAGCTGGACCTTCACGGGCACCGCGGTCGATGTCATCACCGCCACCGGCACCGACCACGGCCGGGCCCGCGTCCTCGTGGACGGGCAGGAGCACGGCACCTTCACCAGTCACGTCGACACGGCACAGAACAAGCCCTCCCAGGTCGTCAGCTACCAGGTCCACGACCTGAGCGCGGGGGAGCACACGATCGTCGTGGAGGCCCTCGGCGAGCCCGCCGAGGGAGCAGAGGGCACCGTCGTCGCCCTCGACGGCTTCGACGTCCCCGCCGGCGGCCAGGACGGGAGCGTCGAGATCCCCGAGGGCGTGGTGGGCTGGGCCCGAGTGCCCCAGGACGAGTCCACGTTCCTGCATCTGCACGGCCGGGATGCGCTGACCGTCGTCGCCGACACCGTGATCGGAGACCATGGCCTGCTCTATTCGACCAGCGCCCTGTTCGGCCCGGCCCTGCCGCGGCGGAAGGGCCACCTGCAGTACCTGATCGGCCACGACGGGGACCCGGGCGAGATCGTGCTGCGCTACGCCGCCGAACCCGAGGTCACCGCCCCCGAGTCCGTGCTCACCACCTGGGACGAGGGGACCGGGCAGCTGCGGATCAACCTCGTCCACGGCGACCAGCCGGTGCAGGTGGAGATCGCCGGCCGCCCCCTGACCTCGGCGGGCAGCGGTGGGAAGAGCCGCCTGGTGCTGCGTGCGATCTCCCGCACCGCGGCCACCACCACCTGGTTCCTCGGTGGCCGCCCGGTGAACCGGAGCACCGTCACCCCCGGCGGCACCGATGCGCACGTCGTCGTCGAGGGCGCGGAGCTGGCTCGCACCGTCGCCTTCGCCCGGGCCGACGCGGAGATCGTCCTCGGCTCGACGGACCTGGCCGAGGTGCGTCTCGACGTGCCCGACGGGATCCGCCGCGTCATCGTCAACGGGCAGAGCCGGCCGGTCTCCGACGGCATCGCCACGCACACGCTGTCAGCGCCGGCCGGCCCGACCGTCCCGGATCTGACCTTCCGGGTCGCAGAGGGCGCGCCGGAGGCCGCGGCGGACTTCGACGACTCGGCGTGGACGGTCGCCGACTCCACGGAGGGGTCCACCACCTTCCAGGGCCCCGGGCGCGGAGGCGTCGTGCTCGACTCCAACCACTACGGCTACTTCGAGGGCAGCATCTGGTACCGCGCCGTCTTCACCGCCGGGGAGAGCCGAGAGCTCGTGCTGCGCGGCAACGGGGGCACCGGCCAGCCGCCCCAGGGCCAGCAGCCGGCGTTCCTGCAGGCCTGGGCCGACGGCTCCTACCTCGGCGCGGCGCCCGCCGTGGGGAAGGACCAGACCTTCACGCTGCCCGAGGACGTCGCCGTCCCGGGCGCGACGACGGTGCTCAGCGTGCTGGTGCACAACCTCGGCCAGAACCTCGACTGGAGCGACAACGGTCTCTCGAAGCAGAACCGCGGGCTGTTCGATGCGGTGCTGCCCGCCACCGGGGAAATCACCTGGCGAGTGCAGGGGGCAGCGGACATCGACTCCCGCCGCACGCTGTACAACACCGGCGGCCTGCACGGGGAGCGTCACGGCTGGCATCTGCCCGGCCACGACGACTCCGCCTGGGAGGAGGCCTCGTCCCTGGTGGCGGACGCGCCGGGC
- a CDS encoding ribokinase translates to MGAADRTSRQAESSTEILVVGSVNLDLVLTLDALPLPGETLYSRSSRRSPGGKGANQALAAARLGGRVRLAARVGQDSEADQALALLREDGVDLSAVEALAEHATGLAIVEVDAQGENSIVLVPGANLVWNDLGQTVALVADADIFVCQGEIPAEVVDAVSSACSPAQRLLLNLAPVIPVRSETLRCADPLVVNEHEGRAVLALLGGDAVEEADVMRDLLDAGVRSVVMTLGPRGALLGDADGLRQVPSPQVEAVDTTGAGDAFVGGLALRLAAGDDLDQAARFAARLGAAAVTRDGAQPSYPRTVDGLPSPTGIAG, encoded by the coding sequence ATGGGGGCCGCTGATCGCACGAGCCGCCAGGCAGAATCGTCCACCGAGATCCTCGTTGTCGGATCGGTGAACCTCGACCTGGTCCTCACGCTGGACGCTCTCCCGCTGCCGGGGGAGACGCTCTACAGCCGGAGCTCTCGTCGCAGCCCCGGCGGCAAAGGCGCCAATCAGGCCCTCGCCGCCGCACGGTTGGGCGGGAGGGTCCGCCTGGCGGCTCGCGTCGGTCAGGATTCCGAAGCCGACCAGGCCCTGGCGCTGCTCCGCGAGGACGGGGTCGACCTCTCGGCCGTCGAAGCCCTCGCCGAGCACGCCACCGGTCTCGCCATCGTCGAGGTCGACGCGCAGGGGGAGAACTCCATCGTGCTCGTCCCCGGTGCGAACCTCGTCTGGAACGACCTCGGACAGACCGTCGCTCTGGTCGCCGACGCCGATATCTTCGTGTGCCAGGGCGAGATCCCCGCCGAGGTCGTCGATGCGGTCTCCTCCGCCTGCAGCCCGGCGCAGAGGTTGCTGCTGAACCTCGCCCCGGTGATCCCGGTCCGTTCCGAGACGCTGCGGTGCGCGGATCCCCTCGTGGTCAACGAACACGAAGGCCGCGCCGTGCTCGCTCTGCTCGGCGGTGACGCCGTCGAGGAGGCCGACGTTATGCGCGACCTTCTCGACGCCGGGGTCCGTTCGGTTGTGATGACCCTCGGACCTCGTGGGGCACTCCTCGGCGATGCCGACGGACTTCGGCAGGTCCCTTCTCCGCAGGTCGAGGCGGTGGACACCACCGGGGCGGGCGACGCCTTCGTCGGAGGTCTCGCCCTGAGGCTCGCTGCCGGGGACGATCTCGACCAGGCGGCGCGGTTCGCCGCCCGCCTCGGAGCGGCGGCCGTTACTCGGGACGGCGCACAGCCCTCCTATCCGCGGACCGTGGACGGGTTGCCGAGTCCCACTGGAATCGCTGGATAG
- a CDS encoding glutamine amidotransferase, whose translation MSRVLLAGESWVSAVIDHKGYDPFSHTQVAIGCAKLLEVLAEREHDVTHLRSHDVAEFFPQTREELDAYDVVILSDIGANTLLLSPQVFERGRPAPNRLHLLRDWVRDGGGLMMAGGYLSFQGFEGKAAYAGTAIEEILPVSISRWDDRIESPQGVNGTLTDVEHPVTAGLDATWPILLGYQDLAAKEGATVLAEVEGRPLLAVIEEGGGRTLAFASDISPHWAPEEFMEWAGYGQLFDGAIRWLAGENG comes from the coding sequence ATGTCTCGTGTCCTACTCGCCGGTGAATCCTGGGTGAGCGCCGTCATCGACCACAAGGGGTACGACCCCTTTTCCCACACCCAGGTCGCCATCGGCTGTGCCAAGCTCCTCGAGGTCCTCGCCGAGCGCGAGCACGACGTCACCCACCTGCGCTCGCACGATGTCGCGGAATTCTTCCCGCAGACCCGTGAGGAGCTCGATGCCTACGACGTCGTCATCCTCTCGGACATCGGTGCCAACACCCTCCTGCTCTCCCCGCAGGTCTTCGAGCGGGGCCGCCCCGCCCCCAATCGTCTCCACCTGCTGCGTGACTGGGTGCGCGACGGCGGCGGACTCATGATGGCCGGCGGCTACCTCTCCTTCCAGGGCTTCGAAGGAAAGGCCGCATACGCTGGGACCGCCATCGAGGAGATCCTTCCCGTCAGCATCTCCCGCTGGGACGACCGCATCGAGTCCCCGCAGGGTGTCAACGGCACCCTCACTGACGTCGAGCACCCCGTCACTGCGGGCCTCGACGCGACCTGGCCGATCCTGCTCGGCTACCAAGACCTCGCCGCCAAGGAGGGGGCCACCGTCCTCGCCGAGGTCGAAGGCCGCCCGCTGCTCGCCGTGATCGAGGAAGGGGGCGGCCGCACGCTCGCCTTCGCCTCCGATATCTCCCCGCACTGGGCCCCCGAGGAGTTCATGGAGTGGGCCGGCTACGGCCAGCTCTTCGACGGTGCAATCCGCTGGCTCGCCGGGGAGAACGGCTGA
- a CDS encoding LacI family DNA-binding transcriptional regulator yields the protein MSISAVARAADLSVSTVSRYLRGELRVNPDTEARILGAMEHTGFESPRLGLRRLALIVPELANPYFSQLAQAIANATASRGLGLQVLVSNGLASRETALMAECAASPEVDGVMLVSMTGRASPLRSLPGDFPVVILDERIHDESSRPFVGVDNFGGAYQATSYLLSRGHTSIVHAAGPSTLDSARDRLEGYRTALRDRGIEADPNLIIEGPYAEAFGESVLTRLLRLDDAPTAVFCGSDIVAIGMIAAAPMYGVSIPRDLSLVGFDGIPQGEWVTPRLTTVTQPIEALARRVLETIESGPTSGQAAEVRLPMQIRVAGSVAPPPTR from the coding sequence GTGTCGATCTCAGCCGTTGCGAGAGCAGCCGATCTCTCCGTCTCCACGGTGTCGCGGTACCTCCGAGGGGAGTTGCGGGTCAACCCGGACACGGAGGCCCGCATTCTCGGCGCCATGGAGCACACGGGATTCGAGTCGCCTCGCCTCGGGCTGCGCCGCCTGGCGCTCATCGTCCCAGAGCTGGCTAACCCCTACTTCTCCCAGCTGGCCCAGGCGATCGCCAATGCCACTGCCTCACGGGGGCTCGGCCTCCAGGTCCTGGTCTCCAACGGGCTCGCCTCCCGGGAGACCGCGCTCATGGCGGAGTGTGCCGCATCCCCCGAGGTGGACGGCGTGATGCTGGTGTCGATGACCGGCCGCGCCAGCCCTCTCCGCTCCTTGCCCGGGGACTTCCCGGTGGTGATCCTCGATGAGCGCATCCATGACGAGTCGAGCCGTCCCTTCGTGGGCGTCGACAACTTCGGCGGTGCCTACCAGGCCACCTCGTACCTGCTCAGCCGCGGCCACACGTCAATCGTCCACGCCGCCGGCCCATCCACTCTCGACTCCGCCCGGGACCGTCTCGAGGGATACCGGACCGCGCTCCGCGACCGAGGCATCGAGGCGGACCCGAACCTGATCATCGAGGGCCCCTATGCAGAAGCCTTCGGTGAGAGCGTGCTGACGAGGTTGCTGCGCCTCGACGATGCGCCCACGGCCGTGTTCTGCGGCAGCGATATCGTCGCGATCGGAATGATCGCGGCCGCGCCGATGTATGGAGTCAGCATCCCTCGCGATCTCTCGCTGGTCGGCTTCGACGGAATCCCGCAGGGCGAATGGGTCACCCCCCGCCTGACCACGGTGACGCAGCCCATCGAGGCGCTCGCACGTCGCGTGCTGGAGACGATCGAGTCCGGCCCGACCAGCGGGCAGGCGGCCGAGGTGCGACTGCCGATGCAGATTCGGGTCGCCGGGTCCGTCGCTCCACCGCCGACCCGTTGA
- a CDS encoding N-acyl homoserine lactonase family protein, whose product MGVKIHHIVTGELESGLATSVLNSGIHPDIAPEDRLPFGFRDDIVRKDGSVHSGVMVPVPVWLLEGTDTKILVDTGLGDIDEVAEMQSRYGVDYVASRSEDQDLVAGLAAHGVTPEEIDVVILTHLHFDHVGNNELFPNAKFIVQKEELPQAENPPHFCMFYYPEYSYKIDAVRDRLEIIDGDVEIDPAVKLVKIGGHTPGCMVVMVKTDVGTVCLTSDIMYNYKNLELNWPMGSYWDLPELMEGYDRLHREADIIIPEHDWKFLEEHPSGTIG is encoded by the coding sequence ATGGGCGTCAAAATTCATCACATCGTGACGGGCGAGCTCGAGAGCGGCCTCGCCACCTCGGTGCTCAACTCGGGGATTCACCCGGACATCGCGCCGGAGGACCGACTGCCGTTCGGCTTCCGCGATGACATCGTCCGTAAGGACGGCTCCGTCCACTCCGGTGTCATGGTGCCCGTTCCCGTATGGCTGCTGGAGGGCACCGACACGAAGATCCTGGTGGACACAGGCCTGGGCGACATCGACGAGGTTGCGGAGATGCAGTCCCGCTATGGCGTGGACTATGTCGCGTCGCGCTCTGAGGACCAGGACCTCGTCGCCGGGCTCGCCGCCCACGGGGTCACGCCCGAGGAGATCGACGTCGTGATCCTCACGCACCTTCATTTCGACCACGTCGGGAACAACGAACTCTTCCCCAACGCCAAGTTCATCGTGCAGAAGGAGGAGCTTCCGCAGGCAGAGAATCCTCCGCACTTCTGCATGTTCTACTACCCCGAATATTCCTACAAGATCGACGCGGTCCGCGACCGGCTCGAGATCATCGACGGCGACGTCGAGATCGACCCGGCCGTGAAGCTCGTGAAGATCGGCGGGCACACCCCGGGCTGCATGGTCGTGATGGTGAAGACGGACGTGGGCACCGTCTGCCTGACCAGCGACATCATGTACAACTACAAGAACCTCGAGCTGAACTGGCCGATGGGCTCTTACTGGGACCTGCCCGAGCTCATGGAGGGCTACGACCGCTTGCACCGCGAAGCGGACATCATCATCCCCGAGCACGACTGGAAGTTCCTCGAGGAGCACCCCAGCGGCACCATCGGCTGA
- a CDS encoding arginase family protein produces MTTIRLDWPQYRGGDPDGVMEFLPGLTRPEGRIAYGIGGQVAAMLAPDALEAVRIPVDPDGGDGSVVDGIVDKPEILRQQRLVLDTLRERDADRVVTIGGDCSVSVAPFAHLLERHGEDLAILWLDSHPDCNQPGADGNQGYNTMAAAHLLGHGDPEILDQLGIHVAAERFALVGTHSWADQDPTAALEEWKLNQISPAEETPFVIAVLDWLAATGCSKVAIHFDLDVITSGEVAFGMAPEAGGISLDTAVATAAAVAERCELVGLTISEFVSSEAVRLHSLLRRLPLLNP; encoded by the coding sequence ATGACGACGATCCGACTGGACTGGCCGCAGTATCGCGGGGGAGACCCTGACGGCGTCATGGAATTCCTCCCGGGTCTGACTCGCCCCGAGGGACGGATCGCCTACGGTATCGGTGGACAGGTGGCCGCGATGCTCGCGCCCGACGCCCTCGAGGCCGTGCGGATCCCGGTCGATCCCGATGGCGGTGACGGGAGCGTGGTCGACGGCATCGTCGACAAGCCGGAGATCCTCCGACAGCAGCGCCTCGTCCTGGACACCCTGCGCGAGCGGGACGCAGATCGGGTGGTGACGATCGGGGGAGACTGCTCCGTGAGCGTCGCCCCCTTCGCTCATTTGCTGGAGCGACACGGCGAGGACCTGGCAATCCTATGGCTCGACAGTCATCCTGATTGTAACCAGCCGGGTGCCGACGGGAACCAGGGGTACAACACCATGGCCGCTGCCCACCTGCTGGGCCACGGCGACCCTGAGATCCTCGACCAGCTCGGCATTCACGTGGCCGCCGAGCGCTTCGCGCTGGTAGGAACGCACTCCTGGGCGGATCAGGACCCCACCGCGGCACTCGAGGAATGGAAGCTCAACCAGATCTCCCCGGCCGAGGAGACCCCGTTCGTGATCGCCGTTCTCGACTGGCTCGCCGCGACCGGTTGCTCGAAGGTCGCGATCCACTTCGACCTCGATGTGATCACCAGCGGTGAGGTCGCCTTCGGTATGGCCCCCGAAGCAGGAGGGATCTCGCTGGACACCGCGGTCGCCACTGCCGCTGCCGTTGCCGAGCGTTGCGAACTCGTGGGCCTTACCATCTCTGAGTTCGTCTCCTCTGAGGCGGTGCGGCTGCACTCCCTGCTGCGCCGGCTGCCGCTGCTGAACCCCTGA
- a CDS encoding purine-cytosine permease family protein: protein MDTTPRQDGGAGRPNPDVPTSGERTGPPTPVLEGRSFDYVPPRERHGSLTSQTQLWFMLNASFLTAATGTLGVLTGLNLAWSIVAIVLGSVFGTFFQAFHGAQGPVMGLPQMIQSRAQFGSRGAAIPLAAAAVVQFGFALFYIQTGANSVASVVEAAPMSLLQVLVGVVALLVALVGYRLVLRAETTVSYLMVATLLFLTVAMIVKLPIGELLGQGNFVLAPFLLQFAASATFQVAIAPVVSDYTRYLPAKMSGKLISASVFVGTLTSAIWIEVLGATLAAYDPMVDTVRAFAVLADSVAPGLAVPVMIVSLLTCLNAVAVALYSGSVAVLSAVDGFRELVSSFALRARTLSIAGVLIIIGSLVVPNSILGSFEIFLALLVYFLIPWTSVNLIDYYVVRKGVLSVSDILDTDGGMYGRWGRAGIVSYAVGFVAMIPFFSTSIWSGPAAEALGGADFSFIVGLVVSGCLYLVLTRHLDRAKELEMVRRAPINTLDALSQGHRRVEEEDQLVS, encoded by the coding sequence ATGGACACAACACCTCGTCAGGACGGAGGCGCTGGCCGCCCGAATCCCGATGTCCCTACGTCGGGTGAGCGGACGGGGCCCCCCACTCCCGTACTCGAGGGCCGGTCGTTCGACTACGTCCCTCCGCGCGAACGGCACGGCTCTCTGACGTCCCAGACCCAGCTCTGGTTCATGCTCAACGCCTCCTTCCTCACCGCCGCCACCGGCACGCTCGGCGTGCTCACGGGCCTGAACCTCGCCTGGTCGATCGTCGCGATCGTGCTGGGCAGCGTTTTCGGCACATTCTTCCAAGCGTTCCACGGCGCCCAGGGCCCCGTCATGGGCCTGCCGCAGATGATCCAGTCCCGCGCGCAGTTCGGCTCGCGCGGCGCGGCGATCCCTCTCGCGGCCGCTGCTGTCGTGCAGTTCGGGTTTGCGTTGTTCTACATCCAGACCGGCGCGAACTCGGTTGCCAGCGTGGTCGAGGCTGCGCCGATGAGCCTGCTTCAGGTGCTTGTGGGCGTCGTGGCGCTGCTGGTGGCGCTCGTCGGCTACCGTCTCGTGCTCCGCGCCGAGACCACCGTGTCGTATTTGATGGTGGCCACGCTGCTCTTCCTCACTGTCGCGATGATCGTCAAGCTGCCCATCGGTGAGCTGCTTGGCCAGGGGAACTTCGTGCTCGCGCCGTTCCTGCTCCAGTTCGCGGCATCGGCGACCTTCCAGGTGGCGATTGCGCCCGTCGTCTCCGACTACACCCGCTACCTTCCCGCGAAGATGTCCGGAAAACTGATCTCCGCCTCGGTGTTCGTCGGAACTCTCACCTCGGCCATCTGGATCGAGGTTCTGGGTGCGACGCTCGCCGCCTACGACCCGATGGTCGATACCGTCCGCGCCTTCGCAGTCCTGGCAGACAGCGTCGCCCCGGGCCTCGCGGTCCCCGTCATGATCGTCTCGTTGCTGACCTGCTTGAATGCCGTGGCGGTCGCTCTTTACAGCGGATCGGTCGCCGTGCTGTCCGCCGTCGACGGATTCCGCGAGCTGGTGAGCTCCTTCGCACTGCGAGCGCGCACCCTCTCGATCGCGGGTGTCCTCATCATCATCGGCAGTCTTGTCGTCCCCAACAGCATCCTGGGGTCGTTTGAGATCTTCCTGGCCCTGCTGGTCTACTTCCTCATCCCGTGGACCTCGGTGAACCTCATCGACTACTACGTGGTGCGCAAGGGCGTCCTGTCCGTCTCCGACATCCTCGACACCGATGGAGGGATGTACGGCCGCTGGGGCCGGGCCGGAATCGTCAGCTACGCCGTAGGCTTTGTCGCCATGATCCCGTTCTTCAGTACTTCCATCTGGTCGGGGCCGGCGGCTGAGGCCCTGGGAGGAGCGGACTTCTCGTTCATCGTCGGACTCGTCGTCTCGGGCTGCCTGTACCTGGTGCTCACACGCCACTTGGACCGTGCCAAGGAGCTCGAGATGGTGCGTCGCGCACCGATCAACACCCTCGACGCCCTGAGCCAGGGCCACCGACGCGTCGAGGAAGAGGATCAGCTCGTCAGCTGA
- a CDS encoding protein NO VEIN domain-containing protein produces MPPKKLLAMSNYETENRAIAYVIAHERTAGRTATDARHIPGSKVDVESIDDVTGEKRLIEIKAFGGAGRGDVLWLEPNQIEALEQVPGPHLYLVTDVRSVDSSNIRILDLTGEQLRARLEARREKHYFEVPLPTALYDDLHSKAASPPSATGTQFSLQVLEAVTVLHRRGYHRIRFVAMWSPNGLGVRMFVGRQSEVPGGHPREEFLDRIAYTSLNDADEPARDFADTSIPAWWSAEMIADQLLAVLPPTQPLADDPTYVAELQELF; encoded by the coding sequence ATGCCGCCGAAGAAGCTCCTCGCTATGTCCAACTACGAGACCGAGAATCGCGCGATCGCCTACGTCATCGCACACGAGCGCACGGCCGGCCGCACCGCCACCGACGCCCGCCACATCCCCGGCAGCAAGGTCGACGTCGAGAGCATCGACGACGTCACGGGTGAGAAGCGGCTGATCGAGATCAAGGCCTTTGGCGGGGCGGGCCGGGGCGACGTCCTCTGGCTCGAGCCGAACCAGATCGAGGCGCTTGAGCAGGTTCCCGGCCCCCATCTCTACCTCGTCACCGATGTCCGCTCAGTCGACTCCTCGAACATCCGCATCCTCGACCTCACCGGCGAACAGTTGCGCGCACGCCTCGAGGCGAGACGGGAGAAGCACTATTTCGAGGTCCCCCTGCCCACCGCCCTCTACGACGACTTGCACAGCAAGGCTGCTTCCCCGCCCTCAGCCACCGGCACCCAGTTCAGCCTCCAGGTCCTCGAAGCCGTCACGGTGCTGCACCGGCGCGGCTACCACCGGATCCGCTTCGTGGCGATGTGGTCGCCCAACGGGCTCGGTGTGCGCATGTTCGTCGGCCGCCAGAGCGAGGTTCCGGGCGGCCACCCGCGCGAGGAGTTCCTCGACCGGATCGCCTACACCTCGCTGAACGACGCTGACGAGCCCGCCCGCGACTTCGCCGACACCTCGATCCCCGCATGGTGGAGCGCCGAGATGATCGCCGACCAGCTCCTCGCTGTGCTCCCGCCGACCCAGCCGCTCGCGGACGATCCCACCTATGTCGCCGAGCTCCAGGAGCTCTTCTAG